The following proteins come from a genomic window of Spea bombifrons isolate aSpeBom1 chromosome 10, aSpeBom1.2.pri, whole genome shotgun sequence:
- the B4GALNT4 gene encoding N-acetyl-beta-glucosaminyl-glycoprotein 4-beta-N-acetylgalactosaminyltransferase 1 isoform X2 produces the protein MPWLPVKKIRRQFKLLLLLVLLTSAVWVTYLHISLARQDGEKPEGTDPAHKPGWAQASPPHPQAGESSEELPTLDALGWRRGHRWLPNMKEANLTDVSLPWDEKYKGKVNLHVFEDWCGGSVLHLKTNLHFPLYPHTRTTVTKLAVSPKWKNYGLRLFGYIHPYKDGDFQFAVASEDNSEFWLSTDESPSSAQLTAYVGRTGSEWTAPGEFTKFSPQMSKPIRLMSSRRYYFELLHKQDDRGSDHVEVAWRLALPGTKFEILDSPYLSLYTDEAALKMNEVSHIPRTLSSHSSHPWQVGREDPAADILKQDPRDNFFMTPMIEKSKVENVLVPCAYNPTYVVKDFPIARYQGLQFVYLTFVYPNDFTRLTHMETENKCFYRESPLYLEKFGFYKYMKMDDEESPQMPFLFFNRQHFLEEDDDDDEALIPGTSLKQKTREEETKDPLSPTSEGQVQTRVPLTNSLSATPKFNASIEIVHSRTLMWAPRDHLSTARRVQRRHTPPLKEVTGKREDLVPTAGGSEVRAIKALDMEFGTKERKGSRIRKRAGRSETRNRLRKQDDRRTYAQSEVTEKHEKLEDPPSEGYQSDITTKMETLKEMSKDNLVTTTKKETDKVYVTRLLSGVRKSRGPVFPGGVLLPKPKPRKSFSQHDHSHTPTSPKLRYGGKKAKAWSPPDTSELGLFSWEGQTEGPDTLTTTSSSLPGGPPLLSLSSEAPAEELQDYSYEEAEPRQRWPEDAINWQRTFSVGTVDFEMLRSDWNDLRCNVSGNLQLSEAETVDVVAQYMEKLNEKNGGIYTLLRIINVEKRRDSARGNRYLIELELEERGRRRVRLAEYVYLLIHRGAGSDSDESPPAETPEITPSPQPPVYSKPILCQPVSLNWNPRATVHFVVPVKNQARWVQQLISDLEFLYLNTQDDQFNLILVDYDSEDMDVESALHRAKLPSYQYLKRSGNFERSAGLQAGVDTIKDNHSIVFLCDLHIHFPLSVLDSVRKHCVEGRLAFAPIVMRLSCGSSPLHPRGYWEVNGFGLFGIYKSDFDRIGGMNTEEFKDRWGGEDWELLDRVLQNGLEVERIRLRNFFHYYHSKRGMWNTQSQEGAAKD, from the exons ATGCCGTGGTTGCCAGTGAAGAAGATCCGCCGGCAGTTTAAGCTGCTACTGTTGCTGGTGCTTCTTACTTCCGCTGTCTGGGTCACCTATCTTCACATCAGCCTTGCAAGGCAAG ATGGGGAGAAACCCGAAGGTACTGACCCTGCTCATAAACCAGGATGGGCTCAGGCATCACCCCCTCACCCGCAGGCAGGGGAGTCTAGTGAAGAACTGCCAACG CTGGATGCTCTTGGTTGGCGGAGGGGCCACAGGTGGCTCCCAAACATGAAGGAGGCCAACCTTACAGATGTATCTCTGCCCTGGGATGAGAAG TATAAAGGCAAGGTAAACCTCCATGTGTTTGAGGActggtgcgggggatctgtactGCACTTGAAAACCAACTTGCACTTTCCTCTTTACCCTCAC acTCGTACGACTGTCACCAAGCTGGCTGTGTCACCCAAATGGAAGAATTACGGACTAAGACTGTTTGGCTATATACATCCTTATAAAGATG GCGATTTTCAGTTTGCTGTGGCTTCAGAAGACAACTCTGAGTTTTGGCTCAGCACTGATGAGAGCCCGTCCAGTGCCCAACTTACAGCTTACGTGGGAAGA ACGGGCTCTGAGTGGACTGCTCCTGGGGAGTTTACAAAGTTCAGTCCCCAGATGTCCAAGCCTATAAG GTTAATGAGCTCCAGACGCTACTACTTTGAACTCCTTCACAAGCAGGATGATCGCGGTTCCGACCACGTGGAAGTTgca tggcgTCTGGCTCTCCCAGGCACAAAATTTGAGATATTGGACTCCCCCTACCTGTCCTTATACACAG ATGAGGCCGCTCTCAAGATGAATGAGGTATCGCATATCCCAAGAACCCTCTCCAGTCACAGCAGCCACCCATGGCAGGTGGGAAGAGAGGATCCGGCAGCGGACATCCTGAAGCAGGATCCCCGGGACAACTTTTTTATGA CGCCAATGATTGAAAAATCCAAAGTGGAGAATGTACTGGTACCATGTGCTTATAACCCCACATACGTGGTGAAGGATTTCCCCATTGCACGATACCAGGGCTTGCAATTT GTCTACCTTACCTTTGTTTATCCAAATGACTTCACCCGTCTCACTCATATGGAAACGGAAAACAAATGCTTCTATCGGGAATCTCCCCTCTACCTCGAAAA GTTTGGATTTTACAAATACATGAAAATGGATGATGAAGAATCCCCCCAGATGCCCTTCCTGTTCTTCAACCGGCAAC ATTTTCTGgaggaagatgatgatgatgacgaggCACTGATCCCTGGTACTTCACTCAAGCAGAAGACTagagaagaagaaacaaaagaCCCTCTTTCACCCACCAGTGAGGGGCAAGTGCAGACCCGCGTTCCACTGACTAATTCCCTAAGTGCCACACCTAAATTTAATGCCAGTATAGAGATAGTTCACAGCCGGACTCTCATGTGGGCACCCAGGGACCACCTGTCAACTGCACGTCGGGTGCAAAGGCGTCATACACCTCCTCTAAAGGAAGTGACTGGGAAGAGAGAAGATCTGGTGCCTACAGCTGGGGGGTCAGAGGTCAGAGCTATCAAAGCATTAGATATGGAATTTGGAACAAAGGAGAGGAAAGGTTCAAGGATCAGGAAAAGAGCTGGAAGATCAGAAACTAGAAACCGATTGAGAAAGCAAGATGATCGTAGAACATATGCACAATCAGAGGTCACAGAGAAGCACGAGAAGCTGGAAGACCCGCCAAGTGAAGGATACCAGTCTGACATAACCACAAAAATGGAAACACTAAAAGAGATGTCAAAGGACAACCTGGTAACGACAACTAAAAAGGAAACGGATAAAGTATATGTTACGCGTCTTCTTTCTGGAGTGCGGAAGTCAAGAGGTCCAGTCTTCCCAGGGGGGGTACTTTTGCCGAAGCCGAAACCCCGCAAATCATTTAGTCAACATGACCATTCCCATACTCCTACTTCTCCCAAACTCcgttatgggggaaaaaaagccaaggCTTGGAGTCCACCTGACACCTCTGAACTAGGACTTTTTAGTTGGGAGGGCCAAACAGAGGGGCCCGATACCCTAACTACTACCTCATCCAGTCTGCCTGGAGGTCCCCCTTTATTAAGCTTGTCTTCTGAGGCCCCAGCAGAGGAATTACAGGATTATAGCTATGAAGAAGCAGAGCCGCGTCAGCGTTGGCCAGAAGATGCCATCAACTGGCAAAGGACATTTAGCGTGGGCACGGTGGATTTTGAGATGCTTAGGTCAGATTGGAACGACCTTCGCTGCAACGTCAGCGGCAACCTTCAGCTGTCGGAGGCAGAGACTGTGGATGTGGTGGCGCAGTATATGGAGAAACTAAATGAAAAGAACGGAGG AATATACACGTTATTGCGCATAATCAACGTGGAGAAGCGCCGTGATTCCGCCAGAGGAAACCGCTACCTTATCGAGCTGGAACTGGAGGAGCGAGGGCGCAGGAGAGTGAGATTGGCAGAGTATGTGTACCTTCTGATTCATCGCGGGGCAGGCAGTGACAGTGATGAGAGCCCCCCGGCAGAGACCCCAGAAATCACACCAAGCCCACAACCTCCTGTCTACAGTAAACCTATATTATGCCAACCAGTGAGTCTAAACTGGAACCCACGGGCCACAGTGCATTTTGTTGTACCTG TGAAAAACCAAGCTCGCTGGGTCCAACAGTTGATCTCAGATCTAGAGTTCCTCTATTTAAACACTCAAGATGACCAGTTTAACCTGATTTTGGTGGATTACGACAGCGAAGATATGGATGTCGAGAGTGCTTTGCATCGAGCCAAATTACCAAG TTATCAGTACCTGAAAAGAAGTGGAAATTTTGAGCGCTCGGCGGGCCTGCAGGCAGGAGTCGATACCATTAAG GATAATCACAGCATTGTGTTCCTGTGTGATCTGCACATACACTTCCCTCTCTCAGTCCTGGACAGTGTGAGGAAGCACTGCGTGGAAGGACGCTTGGCCTTCGCCCCCATCGTCATGAGGCTGAGCTGTGGCAGTTCTCCTCTACATCCACGAG GTTACTGGGAGGTGAATGGTTTCGGTCTCTTTGGGATTTACAAATCTGATTTTGATCGGATCGGCGGTATGAATACAGAGGAATTCAAAGACCGCTGGGGAGGGGAGGACTGGGAGCTGCTGGACAG GGTGCTGCAGAACGGGCTGGAAGTCGAGCGAATACGTCTGAGGAACTTCTTCCACTATTATCACTCCAAGCGAGGGATGTGGAACACGCAGAGCCAGGAGGGGGCAGCAAAGGACTGA
- the B4GALNT4 gene encoding N-acetyl-beta-glucosaminyl-glycoprotein 4-beta-N-acetylgalactosaminyltransferase 1 isoform X1, translated as MPWLPVKKIRRQFKLLLLLVLLTSAVWVTYLHISLARQGKILRLPFGYNRDGEKPEGTDPAHKPGWAQASPPHPQAGESSEELPTLDALGWRRGHRWLPNMKEANLTDVSLPWDEKYKGKVNLHVFEDWCGGSVLHLKTNLHFPLYPHTRTTVTKLAVSPKWKNYGLRLFGYIHPYKDGDFQFAVASEDNSEFWLSTDESPSSAQLTAYVGRTGSEWTAPGEFTKFSPQMSKPIRLMSSRRYYFELLHKQDDRGSDHVEVAWRLALPGTKFEILDSPYLSLYTDEAALKMNEVSHIPRTLSSHSSHPWQVGREDPAADILKQDPRDNFFMTPMIEKSKVENVLVPCAYNPTYVVKDFPIARYQGLQFVYLTFVYPNDFTRLTHMETENKCFYRESPLYLEKFGFYKYMKMDDEESPQMPFLFFNRQHFLEEDDDDDEALIPGTSLKQKTREEETKDPLSPTSEGQVQTRVPLTNSLSATPKFNASIEIVHSRTLMWAPRDHLSTARRVQRRHTPPLKEVTGKREDLVPTAGGSEVRAIKALDMEFGTKERKGSRIRKRAGRSETRNRLRKQDDRRTYAQSEVTEKHEKLEDPPSEGYQSDITTKMETLKEMSKDNLVTTTKKETDKVYVTRLLSGVRKSRGPVFPGGVLLPKPKPRKSFSQHDHSHTPTSPKLRYGGKKAKAWSPPDTSELGLFSWEGQTEGPDTLTTTSSSLPGGPPLLSLSSEAPAEELQDYSYEEAEPRQRWPEDAINWQRTFSVGTVDFEMLRSDWNDLRCNVSGNLQLSEAETVDVVAQYMEKLNEKNGGIYTLLRIINVEKRRDSARGNRYLIELELEERGRRRVRLAEYVYLLIHRGAGSDSDESPPAETPEITPSPQPPVYSKPILCQPVSLNWNPRATVHFVVPVKNQARWVQQLISDLEFLYLNTQDDQFNLILVDYDSEDMDVESALHRAKLPSYQYLKRSGNFERSAGLQAGVDTIKDNHSIVFLCDLHIHFPLSVLDSVRKHCVEGRLAFAPIVMRLSCGSSPLHPRGYWEVNGFGLFGIYKSDFDRIGGMNTEEFKDRWGGEDWELLDRVLQNGLEVERIRLRNFFHYYHSKRGMWNTQSQEGAAKD; from the exons ATGCCGTGGTTGCCAGTGAAGAAGATCCGCCGGCAGTTTAAGCTGCTACTGTTGCTGGTGCTTCTTACTTCCGCTGTCTGGGTCACCTATCTTCACATCAGCCTTGCAAGGCAAGGTAAAATCCTGCGGCTGCCATTTGGCTACAACAGAG ATGGGGAGAAACCCGAAGGTACTGACCCTGCTCATAAACCAGGATGGGCTCAGGCATCACCCCCTCACCCGCAGGCAGGGGAGTCTAGTGAAGAACTGCCAACG CTGGATGCTCTTGGTTGGCGGAGGGGCCACAGGTGGCTCCCAAACATGAAGGAGGCCAACCTTACAGATGTATCTCTGCCCTGGGATGAGAAG TATAAAGGCAAGGTAAACCTCCATGTGTTTGAGGActggtgcgggggatctgtactGCACTTGAAAACCAACTTGCACTTTCCTCTTTACCCTCAC acTCGTACGACTGTCACCAAGCTGGCTGTGTCACCCAAATGGAAGAATTACGGACTAAGACTGTTTGGCTATATACATCCTTATAAAGATG GCGATTTTCAGTTTGCTGTGGCTTCAGAAGACAACTCTGAGTTTTGGCTCAGCACTGATGAGAGCCCGTCCAGTGCCCAACTTACAGCTTACGTGGGAAGA ACGGGCTCTGAGTGGACTGCTCCTGGGGAGTTTACAAAGTTCAGTCCCCAGATGTCCAAGCCTATAAG GTTAATGAGCTCCAGACGCTACTACTTTGAACTCCTTCACAAGCAGGATGATCGCGGTTCCGACCACGTGGAAGTTgca tggcgTCTGGCTCTCCCAGGCACAAAATTTGAGATATTGGACTCCCCCTACCTGTCCTTATACACAG ATGAGGCCGCTCTCAAGATGAATGAGGTATCGCATATCCCAAGAACCCTCTCCAGTCACAGCAGCCACCCATGGCAGGTGGGAAGAGAGGATCCGGCAGCGGACATCCTGAAGCAGGATCCCCGGGACAACTTTTTTATGA CGCCAATGATTGAAAAATCCAAAGTGGAGAATGTACTGGTACCATGTGCTTATAACCCCACATACGTGGTGAAGGATTTCCCCATTGCACGATACCAGGGCTTGCAATTT GTCTACCTTACCTTTGTTTATCCAAATGACTTCACCCGTCTCACTCATATGGAAACGGAAAACAAATGCTTCTATCGGGAATCTCCCCTCTACCTCGAAAA GTTTGGATTTTACAAATACATGAAAATGGATGATGAAGAATCCCCCCAGATGCCCTTCCTGTTCTTCAACCGGCAAC ATTTTCTGgaggaagatgatgatgatgacgaggCACTGATCCCTGGTACTTCACTCAAGCAGAAGACTagagaagaagaaacaaaagaCCCTCTTTCACCCACCAGTGAGGGGCAAGTGCAGACCCGCGTTCCACTGACTAATTCCCTAAGTGCCACACCTAAATTTAATGCCAGTATAGAGATAGTTCACAGCCGGACTCTCATGTGGGCACCCAGGGACCACCTGTCAACTGCACGTCGGGTGCAAAGGCGTCATACACCTCCTCTAAAGGAAGTGACTGGGAAGAGAGAAGATCTGGTGCCTACAGCTGGGGGGTCAGAGGTCAGAGCTATCAAAGCATTAGATATGGAATTTGGAACAAAGGAGAGGAAAGGTTCAAGGATCAGGAAAAGAGCTGGAAGATCAGAAACTAGAAACCGATTGAGAAAGCAAGATGATCGTAGAACATATGCACAATCAGAGGTCACAGAGAAGCACGAGAAGCTGGAAGACCCGCCAAGTGAAGGATACCAGTCTGACATAACCACAAAAATGGAAACACTAAAAGAGATGTCAAAGGACAACCTGGTAACGACAACTAAAAAGGAAACGGATAAAGTATATGTTACGCGTCTTCTTTCTGGAGTGCGGAAGTCAAGAGGTCCAGTCTTCCCAGGGGGGGTACTTTTGCCGAAGCCGAAACCCCGCAAATCATTTAGTCAACATGACCATTCCCATACTCCTACTTCTCCCAAACTCcgttatgggggaaaaaaagccaaggCTTGGAGTCCACCTGACACCTCTGAACTAGGACTTTTTAGTTGGGAGGGCCAAACAGAGGGGCCCGATACCCTAACTACTACCTCATCCAGTCTGCCTGGAGGTCCCCCTTTATTAAGCTTGTCTTCTGAGGCCCCAGCAGAGGAATTACAGGATTATAGCTATGAAGAAGCAGAGCCGCGTCAGCGTTGGCCAGAAGATGCCATCAACTGGCAAAGGACATTTAGCGTGGGCACGGTGGATTTTGAGATGCTTAGGTCAGATTGGAACGACCTTCGCTGCAACGTCAGCGGCAACCTTCAGCTGTCGGAGGCAGAGACTGTGGATGTGGTGGCGCAGTATATGGAGAAACTAAATGAAAAGAACGGAGG AATATACACGTTATTGCGCATAATCAACGTGGAGAAGCGCCGTGATTCCGCCAGAGGAAACCGCTACCTTATCGAGCTGGAACTGGAGGAGCGAGGGCGCAGGAGAGTGAGATTGGCAGAGTATGTGTACCTTCTGATTCATCGCGGGGCAGGCAGTGACAGTGATGAGAGCCCCCCGGCAGAGACCCCAGAAATCACACCAAGCCCACAACCTCCTGTCTACAGTAAACCTATATTATGCCAACCAGTGAGTCTAAACTGGAACCCACGGGCCACAGTGCATTTTGTTGTACCTG TGAAAAACCAAGCTCGCTGGGTCCAACAGTTGATCTCAGATCTAGAGTTCCTCTATTTAAACACTCAAGATGACCAGTTTAACCTGATTTTGGTGGATTACGACAGCGAAGATATGGATGTCGAGAGTGCTTTGCATCGAGCCAAATTACCAAG TTATCAGTACCTGAAAAGAAGTGGAAATTTTGAGCGCTCGGCGGGCCTGCAGGCAGGAGTCGATACCATTAAG GATAATCACAGCATTGTGTTCCTGTGTGATCTGCACATACACTTCCCTCTCTCAGTCCTGGACAGTGTGAGGAAGCACTGCGTGGAAGGACGCTTGGCCTTCGCCCCCATCGTCATGAGGCTGAGCTGTGGCAGTTCTCCTCTACATCCACGAG GTTACTGGGAGGTGAATGGTTTCGGTCTCTTTGGGATTTACAAATCTGATTTTGATCGGATCGGCGGTATGAATACAGAGGAATTCAAAGACCGCTGGGGAGGGGAGGACTGGGAGCTGCTGGACAG GGTGCTGCAGAACGGGCTGGAAGTCGAGCGAATACGTCTGAGGAACTTCTTCCACTATTATCACTCCAAGCGAGGGATGTGGAACACGCAGAGCCAGGAGGGGGCAGCAAAGGACTGA